The following is a genomic window from Pseudomonas lurida.
GAATTCACTCAGGTGCAATTCGCTGAGCAGATTGAACAGTGGCGAATCATCCAGCAACACTTCCTTGCTCGCTGCTTCGGGGGCAGACAGGCTTTTGATTTGGAGTGCGATCATGTCGTCGATACGGTAGTATTCGCGGCGCTCTTCTTCATCTAATGTCGACATGGCGAACCCCAGGTAACGGTAATGGTCTGAGTGTAAAGCTGCTGACCAGACCCCGCCACCGGGACGTCTTCTTTTCCTCCGAACAAGCCCCGACATGTTCAGACCTCTCTTCGTATTTATCGGCACGCGTTATACCCGTGCAAAGCGCCGCAATCATTTTGTGTCGTTCATTTCCCTCACGTCGATGATCGGGCTCGCCTTGGGCGTGGTCGTGATGATCGTGGTGTTGTCGGTGATGAACGGCTTCGATCATGAGATGCGCACCCGCGTGCTGGGCATGGTGCCCCACGCGACCATCGAGGGCGATGCGCCCATCAGCGACTGGCAAAGCCTGGCCGACAAGGTCAAGCAGAACCCCAAGGTCCTGGCCGTTGCGCCATTTACCCAGATGCAGGGGTTGCTGACCAATGACGGCAAGGTGCAAAAGATCCTGCTCAATGCCATCGACCCGGCCCAGGAGCGCAACGTCTCGATCATCGACAAGTTCATGCTGCAGGGCAAACTCGACGACCTGGCGCCCGGCAGCTTTGGCATCGTCATCGGCGACAAGGCCGCGGCCAAGCTCGGTGTAGGTGTCGGCGACAAGCTGACCTTCGTCGCCCCGGAAGTCACCGTGACCCCGGCCGGCATGTTCCCCCGCATGAAGCGCTTCACTGTGGTGGGCACCTTCCACGTCGGCGCCGGCGAGATCGACGGCTACCTTGGTCTGACCAACCTCACCGACCTGGCCCGCCTGCACCGCTGGCAGCCAGACCAGGTGCAGGGCCTGCGCCTCAAGTTCAACGACCTGTTCGACGCACCGCGCGGTGCCTGGGAGATCGCCCAGCACCTGGGTGAAAGCCAGTACTACGCCCGCGACTGGACCCGTACCCACGGCAACCTGTACCAGGCCATCCGCATGGAAAAAGCCATGATCGGCCTGCTGTTGCTGCTGATCGTCGCCGTGGCTGCCTTCAACATCATCTCCACGCTGGTGATGGTGGTGAACGACAAGAAGGGCGATATCGCCATCCTGCGTACCCTGGGCGCCACGCCGGGGCAGATCATGGCGATCTTTATGGTGCAGGGCACCGTCATCGGCGTGGTCGGCACCTTGATCGGTACGGCCGTCGGCATTCTGGCCGCGTTGAACGTCAGTGCGGCCATTGCCGGCCTCGAAACCCTGATCGGCCACAAGTTTCTCAACGCCGACGTCTATTTCATCGACTACTTGCCGTCCCAGGTTCAGGCCCAGGACGTGCTGATGGTGGGCGGCGCTGCGCTGCTCCTGAGTTTCCTTGCCACCCTGTATCCAGCCTGGCGCGCGGCACGTACCCAGCCAGCACAGGCCTTACGTTATGAGTGAATCGGGCATGAGTGAAAAAGCAATCCTGAGCTGCCGCAACCTGGGCAAATCCTACGAGGAAGGCCCGGAATCGGTGGTGGTGCTGTCCAACCTGCAACTTGAGCTGCACCCTGGCGAGCGCGTAGCGATCGTCGGCAGTTCCGGTTCCGGCAAAAGTACCTTGCTGAACCTGCTGGGCGGCCTTGATACGCCGTCCCAGGGCAGTGTCTGGCTGGCCGGTGAAGAACTGTCGGCCCTGGGCGAAAAGGCCCGTGGCCAACTGCGCAACCGTTCGCTGGGCTTTGTGTACCAGTTCCACCACCTGTTGCCGGAGTTCACCGCCCTGGAGAACGTGTGCATGCCGCTGTTGATCGGCAAGACCGCGATCCCCGAGGCGCGCCAGCGTGCTACAGCCTTGCTGGAGCGCGTCGGCCTCGGCCACCGCCTGGAGCACAAGCCGGCGGAATTGTCCGGCGGCGAGCGCCAGCGTGTGGCGATTGCCCGCGCCCTGGTGAACAACCCAGGCTTGGTGATGCTCGACGAGCCGACCGGCAACCTCGACTCCCACACCGCCCAGGGCATCAAGGACTTGATGCTGGAGCTGAGCACCCAGATGCGCACCGCGTTCCTGGTGGTGACCCATGACATGAGCATGGCCCGGCAGATGGACCGCGTGTTGCACCTGCAGGAAGGTCACCTGGTCGCCATCTGACCTGCTTCAAGCCCGGTGTTTTTGACGCTGGGCTTTTTCATTTTTTCAGGCGGTGTACGCGAATGTTCAGACCGTTATCCATTTTCATCGGCACGCGCTATACCCGCGCCAAGCGCCGCAACCGTTTTGTCTCGTTTATCTCGATGACCTCGATGATCGGCCTCGCCCTGGGCGTGCTGGCAATGATCGTGGTGTTGTCGGTGATGAATGGCTTCCAGCGCGAAATGAGCTCACGCATTCTTGGCATGGTGCCCCACGCCACGATCGTCGGCGTAAACCCGATCGACGATTGGCAGCCCGTGGCCGCCGCGGCGATGAAGAATCCGCAGGTGACTGCTGCAGTGCCCTTCACACAGATGGATGGCATGTTCTCCTACAAGGGCGCGATGCAGCCGATCGAGATCAACGGCGTTGACCCGGCGCAGGAAGGCAAGGTGTCGATCGTGGCCCAGCACATCGTGCGTGGCAAACTCGATGACCTGAAGCCCGGCGAGTTCGGCGTGGTGGTCGGTGAAATCACCGCCCGACGCTTCCGCCTGAATGTGGGCGACAAGTTGACCCTGATCGTGCCGGAAATCAGCACCGCACCGGGTGGCATCACCCCGCGCATGCAGCGCTTGAATGTGGTGGGCATTTTCAAGGTCGGCGCCGAGCTGGACGGCTCCATGGCGTTGATCCACATGGCCGACGCCGCAGAAATTCAACATTGGCAACCGAACCAGGTGCAAAGCGTACGCCTGGCGGTGAAAGACTTGTATGCGGCGCCCAAGGTCTCGTCGGACATCGCCGCCAGCCTGGGCGCCGGCTACAAGCCCGATGACTGGACCCACACCCAGGGCAGCCTGTTCAGCGCGATGAAGATGGAAAAGACCATGATCGGCCTGCTGTTGCTGATGATCGTCGCAGTGGCTGCGTTCAACATCATCGCCACGTTGATCATGGTGGTGAACGACAAGGGCGCGGACATTGCGATCCTGCGCACCATCGGCGCCACGCCACGGCAGATCATGGCGATCTTCATGGTGCAGGGCACGGTGATCGGTATTGTCGGCACCCTCATCGGCGGCGTATTGGGTGTGATCGCGGCGTTGAACGTGAGCGAGCTGGTGGGCTGGGTAGAGCGGGTCACCGGGCAGCATATCTTCAGTTCGGATGTGTACTTTGTCAGCAACCTGCCTTCGGAACTGCAGGGCGGGGATGTGCTGCTGATCTGCACGGCCGGGTTTGTGTTGAGCTTCTTGGCGACGATTTACCCGGCGTATCGGGCGGCGAAGATTGAGCCGGCGCATGCGCTGAGATATTCGTAAGATTCGAGACCGCTATCGCAGGCAAGCCAGCTCCCACCTGTTGATTTGTGAATACATTCAAATGTGGGAGCTGGCTTGCCTTCCATAGGGCTGGCCCAGCCTGCATCAAATCACCTCGGGCAATTCGATCACAAACCGTGTCCACCCCGGCCCAGACTCACAATAAATCCTCCCCCCGTGCGCCCGCACAATCGACTGGGTAATTGCCAACCCCAGCCCCGCATGCTCGCTGCTGCCTTCGTGCCGCGACGGGTCCGCCCGGTAGAACCGATCAAACAACCTGGGTAACAACGGCGCGGGAATGCCTTCACCGGTGTTCTCAACCGTCAGCGTCACGCCATCCACCATGCGCACCCGCACTTCGCCACCCGCGGGGGTAAAGCGCAGCGCGTTATCGAGCAGATTCGACAGCGCCCGGCGCAACATACCGCGATCCCCCGATGCATGGGCGCTACCTTCGCGCACCAGGCTGACTTGAGCGTCGTCCGCCAACAACGCGAAAAACTCCAGCAGCGCATCCACTTCATCCGCCAGCGCCAGGGGCTCGCGCTTGGGCATGAGCAACCCATGATCCGCCTTG
Proteins encoded in this region:
- a CDS encoding lipoprotein-releasing ABC transporter permease subunit, with product MFRPLFVFIGTRYTRAKRRNHFVSFISLTSMIGLALGVVVMIVVLSVMNGFDHEMRTRVLGMVPHATIEGDAPISDWQSLADKVKQNPKVLAVAPFTQMQGLLTNDGKVQKILLNAIDPAQERNVSIIDKFMLQGKLDDLAPGSFGIVIGDKAAAKLGVGVGDKLTFVAPEVTVTPAGMFPRMKRFTVVGTFHVGAGEIDGYLGLTNLTDLARLHRWQPDQVQGLRLKFNDLFDAPRGAWEIAQHLGESQYYARDWTRTHGNLYQAIRMEKAMIGLLLLLIVAVAAFNIISTLVMVVNDKKGDIAILRTLGATPGQIMAIFMVQGTVIGVVGTLIGTAVGILAALNVSAAIAGLETLIGHKFLNADVYFIDYLPSQVQAQDVLMVGGAALLLSFLATLYPAWRAARTQPAQALRYE
- the lolD gene encoding lipoprotein-releasing ABC transporter ATP-binding protein LolD, giving the protein MSEKAILSCRNLGKSYEEGPESVVVLSNLQLELHPGERVAIVGSSGSGKSTLLNLLGGLDTPSQGSVWLAGEELSALGEKARGQLRNRSLGFVYQFHHLLPEFTALENVCMPLLIGKTAIPEARQRATALLERVGLGHRLEHKPAELSGGERQRVAIARALVNNPGLVMLDEPTGNLDSHTAQGIKDLMLELSTQMRTAFLVVTHDMSMARQMDRVLHLQEGHLVAI
- a CDS encoding lipoprotein-releasing ABC transporter permease subunit, whose product is MFRPLSIFIGTRYTRAKRRNRFVSFISMTSMIGLALGVLAMIVVLSVMNGFQREMSSRILGMVPHATIVGVNPIDDWQPVAAAAMKNPQVTAAVPFTQMDGMFSYKGAMQPIEINGVDPAQEGKVSIVAQHIVRGKLDDLKPGEFGVVVGEITARRFRLNVGDKLTLIVPEISTAPGGITPRMQRLNVVGIFKVGAELDGSMALIHMADAAEIQHWQPNQVQSVRLAVKDLYAAPKVSSDIAASLGAGYKPDDWTHTQGSLFSAMKMEKTMIGLLLLMIVAVAAFNIIATLIMVVNDKGADIAILRTIGATPRQIMAIFMVQGTVIGIVGTLIGGVLGVIAALNVSELVGWVERVTGQHIFSSDVYFVSNLPSELQGGDVLLICTAGFVLSFLATIYPAYRAAKIEPAHALRYS